CAAAGAGCGAATTAAAGATGATTGCTGAATTTATAGGGATAACAGTTAGGCACCAAAATCGATGTATCCAATCATTTGAGAGGGACGGCATGATCAAGCGGATTCCGGGATTCATAGAAATCATAGACCCAAAGCGATTATTAAAATATGCAAAACAAAATATATATGAAATGCAATAGGAGTTGACGAACGATGAAAGCAATCATTTTTGATTTTGATGGAACACTGGCCGATTCTGGTGAATGTGGATTATTGGCTACACAGAAGGCATTTAAAGAAAGTAATTTGCCCATTCCGACCAAAAAAGAGGTCGATTATTATATGGGTATTCCCATTGAACAGTCATTTCACGAAATGACAAATCATACTTTGGACGATGATCAATTTACGAAGCTATTACAACTTTTTCGACAAGCTTATAAAACATTTGAGGAACAAACCATTACCGCTTTTCCACATATAGATGAAGTAATAAGCACATTGCGTAAGCAAGGCTTATTACTATTTGTAGTTTCAAGTAAAAAGACAGATGTATTATATCGAAACTTACAAAAGCTACAATTAGAACACTTTTTTACAGACTGGATTGGTTCCGATCAAGTAGAGCATTATAAACCACATCCAGATGGTATATTAAAAATTGTAGAGCGATATTCTTTAAAAGTAACAGAATGTACAATGGTTGGTGATGCGATTTTCGATATACAAATGGGGAAAGCTGCTGGCTGTAAAACTGTAGCGGTGAATTGGGGAAGCCATTCAAAGGAACAATTGCTAAAAGAAGAACCAAGCTTTTTCGCTCATGAAGTAAAGGGTTTATACCATTTAACAAATTTAATATCAGTTGGAATCTAATTATTCAAAATAACATTCAACAAACGGGCCCTATCCTTGAATAAGGGTAGGGCTTTCTTACATTACAAGGGCCATTATCTTAAATAATGCCGATAAGAAAAAATTGGTAATTTTGTTAAGATGTAGAGAGTCTGGTGAATAAATTAACTAAACTATCAGGGCATTTAGTGAAAGAGTGATTTGACTACAAATAGGTGGATTGCAGAAAAAAATAACTAGCAGTTTATCTATATTACTGGTTTTTTTAACTTTGATATTAAGTAGATGTACTGGGGCTACGGATTTTCAAATTCCTATTAATTCAAAATTAGATTTCAGTAAAGCAAATACTACCTCTTACTCAGTGACCGAAAGTGTTTGTTGCCGCAATCTTTTCTCAAATACCAGGGATAGATTGAATAATCTCATATTCTTCAGCTTCTTTAGCGAGGGCTTCTTCTGCTGCTAACTTTGATAGATGCCTATGCCTTAAAAGGGCTTATTTGATTGTTTGAGCTAATTTTTTGATAAGAGGTGGATAAAACATATAGAATATGTCATACACAAACTAGTATCAAGGTTGTACTGGTTTTTATTAACCTAGAAAGAAAAGGATGAGTACATATGAGCAATCACAACGCAAAAAAACAAGAAATCCTCGCTGCATTCAATTTCCGTCATGCAACAAAGGTATTTGACCCAACAAAGAAAATTTCCGATGAGGATTTTACATTCATTTTAGAAACAGGCCGTTTGTCCCCAAGTTCTGTTGGATACGAACCGTGGAAATTCCTTGTTGTACAAAATAAGGAGTTTCGTGAAAAGCTTAGAGAAGTTTCATGGGGTGCCCAAGGACAGTTACCAACTGCAAGCCATTTTGTTGTTATTTTGGCACGGAAAGATGTAAGGTATGACTCTGAATATGTACAGCAGTTGCAAAAACAAGTTAAGCATATGCCAGATGAATTGATGGAAACATTGAAGCCTAGATACAGAAGCTTTCAAGAGGAAGATCAGCGTCTTTTTGAAAACGACCGGGCATTGTTTGACTGGGCGAGCAAGCAAACATATATCGCGCTTGGTAATATGATGACAGCTGCTGCGCAAATCGGTATTGACTCTTGTCCGATTGAAGGCTTTAGCTACGACAAAGTAAATGAAATCTTAGAGAAAGAAGGACTTCTTGAAGATGGCAAGCTTGCGGTATCTGCCATGGTTGCCTTTGGCTATCGTCAAGAGGAACCGGCGCGTCCGAAAACGAGACGAGTTATGGAAGATGTTGTACAGTGGATTAACTAAGGTGGACACGCATCTCGGCTATTCCAATGTCACTTATTATTTTTATAGCAAGATGAATGGCTTTCATTTCTTATATTTTGGTTTAGTAGGAAAATCTCTTTTAAGGATTCAAGTTTCAAAATAATATAAATTATTTTTAACTCGAATGTTATAAAAATCGAATGATAAAAGGAGAAATGTACGATGAATTTTATTACGTTAAATAATGGTTTAAAGATGCCACAGCTTGGATTTGGTGTATGGCAGGTTGCAGATGATCAGGCAGCTCAAGCAGTTTCTACTGCTATTGAAGTAGGCTACAGATCTATTGATACGGCCATGATCTATAAAAATGAAAAGGGCGTGGGGAAGGCGATTGCTGAATCTTCTGTTCCTCGTAATGAGTTATTTATTACAACAAAAGTTTGGAATAGTGACCAAGGCTTTGAAAATACGTTACGTGCATTTGACGAGAGCTTGGAAAGATTAGGCCTGGATTATGTTGATTTATATCTGATTCACTGGCCTACTCCGCAATTTGACCAGTATATCGAAACTTATAAAGCGTTAGAAAAGCTTTATCATGATGGTCGGGTAAAAGCAATTGGGGTATGTAACTTTGAAATTGAACACTTAGAGCGACTTTTAAAAGAGTGTGAAGTAGTACCAGTATTGAATCAGATTGAGTGTCATCCATACCTTGCGCAAAACGAGTTAAAAGAGTTTTGTTCAAAACATAATATCTTTGTAGAAGCATGGAGTCCTCTTGACCAAGGAGGAGAGGTGTTGCAAGACGAAGTGATTCAAAAAATTGCTAAGTCACACAGCAAAACACCAGCTCAAGTTGTGTTGCGCTGGCATTTACAAAATAACACAATCGTCATCCCTAAATCTGTAACACCATCAAGAATTGAAGAAAACTTTAATGTATTTGATTTCGAATTATCTTCAAATGAAATGAACGAAATCAATAAACTGAATATTAATCGACGTAAAGGTGCACATCCGAACGATATGAATGTTCGATAAAATTAAAACAATAACCACAATTCTATATAAACTATTCCTTCTAACCCATTCTAAATTTCAATTAGAATGGGTTTTCTTACTATGATATTTCCTCAACGTTTGTAGTATTATTTAATTTCCCTTTAAAATAAAACCATCAATTACTCTTAAGACATGTAAGTAAGCATAATATAAGTCCATAATCATTTCACCTACTTTGGTAGGATGACATACTTCATGTTCTACGTATCCAATCTTCTACTACCACTTTTAGCGACTTATTACACAGTCCTTTTAAAAATGATACTTGTGAGCTTTATTTATTTCAGCAGTTACCAGCTCTTTAATGAATTTGTAGATATTTTCTGACTGACCTTAAAAGTCGATCGGGCGCACTTCTTTTAATAAAGAATGCGTTTTTTTAAAGGGCAATAAATTGGATAAGTCCTTCTTGGAGGTATCTGTATTGTTTTGTAAGGTTGTTAATCACAGTTGCTCTTATCAATTAGTGGATTTGAAAAGGGTAAAAACTCTGAAGCTGTGTTTAAGAAATGATCAAAAGGTAAAAAATGTACCAGAGATTAGTTTGTGAAATCTTGCAAAAAGTGTTGCAAGATTTCCTGAACTTTTTATTCATTGGCTTTAACTAGTAAACAAGATAGGAGATGATTTAGATGAGAAACCCACATCTAACCAATCCACGCACGAAGTTTTATACAGAAAAATTCCCGGATCAAGAGCAGAACACGCCAGCGCTACAGAGTAAAATGGTTCCTAAACCTGACTGTGGAGAAGATTCATATAAAGGATACAATCGTCTGGAAGGGCGCAATGCCTTGATTACAGGTGGTGATTCCGGAATTGGCCGTGCTGCCGCCATCGCCTATGCACGTGAAGGTGCAAATGTGGCGATCCAATTCTTCCCTGGTGAAGAAGAAGATGCGAACGAAGTCAAAGAATTAATCGAAAAAGCAGGCAGAAAAGCATTACTTCTACCGTATGACTTGCGGGAAGATGGGACAGCGACAGAGATTGTTATTAAAACTGTGGAAGCGTTTGGCGGATTGGACACGCTAGTATTAAATGCTGCGCAACAAATTGCACAGCCAACTCTAAGTGATTTAACAATCAAACAAGTGCATGATACGTTCAAAGTAAACATCATCAGCATGTTTGAGACCGTTAAAGCTGCCGAAGAGCATTTGGAACCAGGAAGTGCAATTATTACGACCACTTCGGTTCAATCTTTCAATCCGTCTACATCTTTAATGGATTATGCAGCTACAAAAGGTGCGATAAGCAACTTTACGATAAACCTTTCCTCGTACTTTGCTTCTAAGGGGGTGCGTGTCAATGGGGTTGCACCAGGGCCCATTTGGACACCCTTGCAGTTGGATAATGGACAATTAGAAGGACAAATCCCTGAGTTTGGCCAAGACACTCCTCTTGGCCGTGCGGGACAGCCGGTAGAGCTTGCGCCGGTGTATGTTCTCCTAGCCTCCGATGAAGGAGGTTATATCACAGGTCAAATTTATGGGATAACAGGTGGCGAGACGATTAACTAGTAATCTTAAGAGCGAGTCAAATTAAAAATACAAACTCGATTTCAGTGATGTTCTACTCTTCCTTTATCGTAATAATAGATATGTAAAACGTAATAAATGATAATTATGCCTGCTACAATATGTGTTTAGTATCCGATTGTAGCAGGCTTTTGTTTTCATTTATAACAGTCATAAGATTGGATATATATGGTGAATTAAGAATTTTAATAGAATAAGGAATGGAATTCATTTTCCATTGCTTTAAAGTTGAATCTCCATTTGTTCGTATATGTTTAAATCTTAAGTAGTTTGTAAAATCTCATAGAAATGAAGCTAGAAAAAAAATAAGACTAATCCATACACAAAGAGGTGAATAGATGGCGGTATCTGCTTTTGCAAATCTAGTATGTTTGATTTTCTTGAAAAACCCTACGTATTTACCTTCACCAATGGCACGTAAGAAGAAAATAATTCCTCCAGCTACACAAAGCCATTTGGAAAGAGGGGAGGATTTGATGACTACAATCAAATCTATATGAACCAATAGAAGGACAGATGCAAAAAAGCAAAGTAACCCGATAAAAAGTGTACCAACTTTACTTGGTCGTAAAACTGGTAATTTACTATCATCTTCAGTTGGTAGAACCGAATTTACTCCCCAACTTCCACCAAATGCCCAAAAAAAATGTAACATACCAATAATTAAAAATATTAAAGACGTAATTCCTATTAAAATCTGTATCAATATAGCACCTCTTCTGTAGTGTTATCGTCCTCGTCCTCAACATCAAAATTGAATCCCATCATTGAGTATACTCTTTTATTAATCTATTTAGCACTAAGGAAGACATTGGTACTTCCTATGAGATATATAATTGTAGTAACTTTAGTAAGTCTAATATCAAATCATTACAGGTGGAGATATAAAATAATGAACATGATATTGTCTGATACTTCGAAACTTAAAATAATCACCAAAAAATCTTAGTCGAAAAAAATAGCCTTTCAATGATATGACTTCCTTAGATTTGTTATATAAAATCTTAGTTTATACCTTAATTATCTCAAATGACCGAATTAATAAAGCACCAGAAAACTGTTTGCTAATTGAGAATATTGACTAATTGATTTTCCATTTTGAAGGATAAATCCTAATTCTTTTTTAGGGAAAAGTTATCAATAGGAAGTATGTATATAAGTGTAAAAATATTACATGTTTGCAACTGAAGGTAATATTCGTTACTAGAATTCCTAAGAATGATGGATTTTGGAAAATAGTTAACGACAGGTTAAAAATCCCATTTAGTTGATAAATGCTATCATAGCAAGGTAGATTTGAGATTAATAGAGGATACCAATTTTTGGTTAATGAATTAGTATGTTACAACTGATAGCCTTAGTAGTAGAGAAACGACTACTAGGAGGAAATAAGACATGAAGAAATTCAAAAAACTATTAGTAGCCGCTGGATTAATGTTATCAATTTCAGCATTTACATTAACAAACCAAGCTGATGCGGCAACATCTCGCACTATTCAATACGGTGAGACATACTGGAAAATTGCTAAAGGATTTGGCGTTCCGATTAACACCTTAATGAATACAAACAATAGTAAGCCACTTATTGCAGGTCAATCTATGATTCTACCAAACTCTCCAATTTCAGTAGCAGATAAAGACTTATTAGCACGTTTAGTTCGTGCAGAGGCAGTTGGAGAACCATATGCAGGGAAGGTTGCTGTTGCAGTAGTTGTGCTTAACCGTGTAAAAAGTGACCAATTCCCGAACTCTGTAAGATCAGTGATTAATCAAATTTCTAATGGACATTATGCATTTACGCCTGTAGCAAACGGTCAGATTAAACTGCCTGCTGATGCTGAATCTAAAAGAGCAGTAAATGAAGCAATTGCTTTAATGGGTAAAGGAAATGGATCTTTATTTTTCTATAATCCTAAAACTGCAACAAGCTCTTGGATAGCATCACGTGAAATAACAGTTAAAATTGGAAATCATGTATTTGCTAGGTAATATTCATAACATTCAAAAAAGCAGTAGTACTCCATAAGAAATGAAGTTCCAGAAACCGAGGAAGAAAATTAGATGGAATGGAAGTTTTTCCTAAGTATTTATTAATAATTTACTAATAGGGTGATTTACTTTTAAGATAGCTAGAAAATTAATCAGACGCATCTCTTTAATAAGAGATGCGTCTTCCTTAAATGGGGGGCTTTTGCTTATGATCAGAAAGTCCACAAACGACGATTTTGGGATAATGATGTAAAACACATCAAGTAGATAGAACGCCAGTTTTGTATCCATGATAAGATTTACAACTGGGGCTTACCAACAAAAATGTGGAAAACATATTTTAACATAAAAAAAGCTGAATTTACTACCTAAGGATTCACTGGATTTCACTGCGAAATTAGGAGAAATTGTAGTAATAACAGGCTATTCTCCTAATTAAGAATTAACTCTTAATTGCTTAATAATCTTTACATTGTAATCTCATACAAATTTTCAGGAACTTTTCTCATAAATCGACTCATTTTCCCAAAGGAGAAAAGATGAAGCTCGTGCAAAGCCCTTGTACAAGCAGTATAAAAAAGGTTCCTTTCAAATTCTCTTCCATATTTTATATCAGAGGCATCATATATGATTACGGCATCAAATTCGATTCCCTTTGCTAAATAAGCAGGGAGAATTAAGGTCCCTTTTTGGTAGGAATTCGTATCTTGTTCAATTAGTCTGAGATCCATTTGCTTACTTAATTGCTCATAGGCTTCCTTACATTCTTTACCCGTTTTACATATCACTGCAATTGTTTCATGATTTGCTGATTGTAGTTGTCGAATCTTCTGTATTATTAGGTACTGAAGGACGTCAAAATCTTCTACCTTCGTAAAAGTAGGTTTCAGACCGTTTCTGTTAAAAGCTTCAATAGTTTCGCCGTCTTCTATAATTCTTTTTGAAAATTCAACAATTTGACGAGTTGAACGGTAGCTTTTCGTTAATACCACTTTATCAAAGTTTTCTTCTACATATAATTCGTCTGATAGTAAAGTCGGCGCATTTAAAGTATGGGCGTAAATTGCCTGATTAAAATCACCTAGAATCGTCATTTGACAATACGGAAAAAGCTGCTTCAGAACAAAAAACTGAAATGGTGAATAATCCTGTGCTTCATCAACCAATAAATGGCGGATTCTTGTGTTTATTCTTTTTCCCTCAAGTTTATCTTGTAGATACAAATAAGGGGCTGCATCCTCATACGTCAGTTCTTTTCTCTGAAGCTTTTTTAATGTATATGAACAAATTTCTTCCCAATCTTCGGGTAATGTTTCTTTAAGCTGTCGATGTATATTATCCTTCTGTTTAAATAGTTGGTAGTAGATCGCTGCTACATTAATAAATTTTAATTTCTTTATAGCAATTCGTATTGGTTTAAAGTGTTTTTTAACAATCTTTTGAGCTAATTTCTTTTGCTCTTGTTCAAAATCATCAAACGTATTCTCAGAAAATCTTCCTTCCTTCAGTAGCTCGCTATAAACTTTTGTATACTCTTCAAGATCTAACAAGTCACTTTCTTCTATTACCCAATCTTTCGTTCTTTCCAATTTTTCTTTCTTAGTTAACTCTTTTAGGAGCCATTCCTTTACTAATTGCATTCGATTTGGAATAGAGATGGATGTATCCAGTGAATAAAAAAAGTTTTTAATTTCTTTAGCTTCAATTATCCTTTCTCCCCGAAAAGAAATATTTAGAAAGATAAGGTCTTCACTCGAAAGTATATCAACATAGGAATCGATTAAAGTTTTAAACTCTATGCTTGCTTTATATTTAATTCCTTTTTGTCTAGCAGCATACATTTTATGTTCCTGACATGTAAGCATATATTCCATTTGCATAAACGGATGTTCAAGTTCAAATTGTTTTCCAATACGTTTCTCTACATATTCTTGGAATGTGAACTGCTGCATATTGTCTTCTCCTAAATCAGGAAGAACAGAAGCAATATATCGATTAAATAAAGCATTAGGTGAAAAAAGCATAATACTTTCAGCTGTAATGTCATTTTGATAGTGATACAGCAAATATGCAACTCTTTGAAGGGCTACAGAGGTTTTTCCACTTCCAGCAGCCCCTTGTACAATTAAATACTTACTTTTCACGTTACGAATAATCTCATTTTGCTCTTTCTGAATGGTAGCAACAATGCTTTTTAGATTGGTACTCGCGTTATTGCCAAGTACTTCTTTCAAAAGTTGATCTCCAATTGTTACACCCGTATCAAACATCGTTTTGATTTGCCCGTCTTTCGTGACAAACTGACGCTTTAACCTCATTTCTCCTTGAATTATTCCTTCTACTGTTTCGTACTGGGCTGGTCCTGGAGTGTAATCATAATAAATACTGGAAATAGGGGCTCTCCAATCATAAATAAGATATGTTTCCTCATTTTCATCCATTAAACTTGCAACACCGAGATACACATTATTTGTTGTCTTATTTCCATTTTCAAGAAAATCAATTCGGGCGAAATATGGGGAATCTTTTAATCGAGATAAGGTCTTTCTCTGCTTATCTAGTTGCCAATGCGTTCTTTCTCTCTCAGACAATATCTCCGCCTGC
Above is a genomic segment from Lysinibacillus sp. PLM2 containing:
- a CDS encoding HAD family hydrolase; the encoded protein is MKAIIFDFDGTLADSGECGLLATQKAFKESNLPIPTKKEVDYYMGIPIEQSFHEMTNHTLDDDQFTKLLQLFRQAYKTFEEQTITAFPHIDEVISTLRKQGLLLFVVSSKKTDVLYRNLQKLQLEHFFTDWIGSDQVEHYKPHPDGILKIVERYSLKVTECTMVGDAIFDIQMGKAAGCKTVAVNWGSHSKEQLLKEEPSFFAHEVKGLYHLTNLISVGI
- the yfkO gene encoding putative NAD(P)H nitroreductase YfkO, with product MSNHNAKKQEILAAFNFRHATKVFDPTKKISDEDFTFILETGRLSPSSVGYEPWKFLVVQNKEFREKLREVSWGAQGQLPTASHFVVILARKDVRYDSEYVQQLQKQVKHMPDELMETLKPRYRSFQEEDQRLFENDRALFDWASKQTYIALGNMMTAAAQIGIDSCPIEGFSYDKVNEILEKEGLLEDGKLAVSAMVAFGYRQEEPARPKTRRVMEDVVQWIN
- a CDS encoding oxidoreductase codes for the protein MNFITLNNGLKMPQLGFGVWQVADDQAAQAVSTAIEVGYRSIDTAMIYKNEKGVGKAIAESSVPRNELFITTKVWNSDQGFENTLRAFDESLERLGLDYVDLYLIHWPTPQFDQYIETYKALEKLYHDGRVKAIGVCNFEIEHLERLLKECEVVPVLNQIECHPYLAQNELKEFCSKHNIFVEAWSPLDQGGEVLQDEVIQKIAKSHSKTPAQVVLRWHLQNNTIVIPKSVTPSRIEENFNVFDFELSSNEMNEINKLNINRRKGAHPNDMNVR
- a CDS encoding oxidoreductase, with amino-acid sequence MRNPHLTNPRTKFYTEKFPDQEQNTPALQSKMVPKPDCGEDSYKGYNRLEGRNALITGGDSGIGRAAAIAYAREGANVAIQFFPGEEEDANEVKELIEKAGRKALLLPYDLREDGTATEIVIKTVEAFGGLDTLVLNAAQQIAQPTLSDLTIKQVHDTFKVNIISMFETVKAAEEHLEPGSAIITTTSVQSFNPSTSLMDYAATKGAISNFTINLSSYFASKGVRVNGVAPGPIWTPLQLDNGQLEGQIPEFGQDTPLGRAGQPVELAPVYVLLASDEGGYITGQIYGITGGETIN
- a CDS encoding membrane protein; its protein translation is MIQILIGITSLIFLIIGMLHFFWAFGGSWGVNSVLPTEDDSKLPVLRPSKVGTLFIGLLCFFASVLLLVHIDLIVVIKSSPLSKWLCVAGGIIFFLRAIGEGKYVGFFKKIKHTRFAKADTAIYSPLCVWISLIFFLASFL
- the helD gene encoding helicase IV, encoding MTNGNQERKYEDERIRNVLSEIDKKIVKLNDDAGGLRRDVIHLKKTFWDDVKINLENPEDAGETLSSIRQQAEILSERERTHWQLDKQRKTLSRLKDSPYFARIDFLENGNKTTNNVYLGVASLMDENEETYLIYDWRAPISSIYYDYTPGPAQYETVEGIIQGEMRLKRQFVTKDGQIKTMFDTGVTIGDQLLKEVLGNNASTNLKSIVATIQKEQNEIIRNVKSKYLIVQGAAGSGKTSVALQRVAYLLYHYQNDITAESIMLFSPNALFNRYIASVLPDLGEDNMQQFTFQEYVEKRIGKQFELEHPFMQMEYMLTCQEHKMYAARQKGIKYKASIEFKTLIDSYVDILSSEDLIFLNISFRGERIIEAKEIKNFFYSLDTSISIPNRMQLVKEWLLKELTKKEKLERTKDWVIEESDLLDLEEYTKVYSELLKEGRFSENTFDDFEQEQKKLAQKIVKKHFKPIRIAIKKLKFINVAAIYYQLFKQKDNIHRQLKETLPEDWEEICSYTLKKLQRKELTYEDAAPYLYLQDKLEGKRINTRIRHLLVDEAQDYSPFQFFVLKQLFPYCQMTILGDFNQAIYAHTLNAPTLLSDELYVEENFDKVVLTKSYRSTRQIVEFSKRIIEDGETIEAFNRNGLKPTFTKVEDFDVLQYLIIQKIRQLQSANHETIAVICKTGKECKEAYEQLSKQMDLRLIEQDTNSYQKGTLILPAYLAKGIEFDAVIIYDASDIKYGREFERNLFYTACTRALHELHLFSFGKMSRFMRKVPENLYEITM